The Tindallia californiensis genome segment CAGGTATTCTTTTTTTGTACTTATAGTTTAAGGAGTGCTCGATGGTTGCCCAAAAGTTCATTGCCAGGGTTCTTATCTGTATTTCAGCCAGTATTTTTTTGTGACCAAAAGCTGTCTGTATAGGATATCTTACGACTACATGATAGCTTCTGTAGCCACTTTCTTTTTGATTGGTGATATAATCTTTCACTGCCACAATTTCCATATCTTTTCCTTCACGTTCGTAAATATAATCCATCACCGTATAAATATCTTCTACAAACTGACACATAATCCGAATGCCGGCAATATCTTCGATTCCATTTTCTACCTCATCCAGCTCAAGGTCAAGCAGTTTGGCTTTCTCTAGAATGCTTGATACTTTCTTTACTCTGCCAACCACAAACTCTATCGGTGAGTAGGCACCAACAATCAATAATTCCGACCGAATACTTTTGAACTTTACTTTCAGCTCTTCAACGGCATTTTCATACGGAATTAAAAATTTATTCCATTCAATATTCTCCAATTTCATCACTCCCTGCACGCAGAATCAGACGAAGTCGATATCATTATACCTTAGTTGTTTCAAAAATACCAGAAAACAGAAAGCCAGCATGCTTCGATTTCAAAGAAGGATGCCGGCATTTCTTAATGTTATACTCTTTTTCTTCGTTATTCTTTTTATAGGCCCTTCTTCGCTACAAATGTAAGAAAATCGATCAGACGCTCTGAATAGCCCCATTCATTATCATACCAGGAGACAACTTTAACCAATCTAGGGCCATTCATCATGGTTAATAACCCATCCACAATACTAGATCGTTTGTCTTTTTTATAATCAATGGAAACCAAAGGAATGTCGGAATATCCTAATATTCCTTTCATCGAACCATTAGCCGCTTCCATCAGCTTTTTGTTGACTTCTTCTTCTGTTGTTTCTTGTGATAAGGTTGCAACAAAGTCAACCACTGAAACAATCGGCGTAGGTACTCGCATGGCAAATCCATTCAATCGGCCTTCTAGCTCAGGGATCACTTTTGTTACTGCTTTAGCTGCACCTGTGGTTGTTGGAATGATTGACATGTGAGCGGCTCTGGAACGTCTCGGATCTTTATGAGGCAAGTCCAGTAAATGTTGGTCATTTGTGTATGCATGAACCGTTGTCATCAACCCATGCTCAACTCCAAAGGAATCGTTCAGAACCTTAACTACCGGAGCAAGGCAGTTAGTTGTGCAGGATGCGTTTGATAATATATGATGTTGCGCCGGATCATAGGTGTTCTCATTTACTCCCATAACTACCTGCTTTACATTTCCATCTTTTGGCGGAGCTGATAAAATAACTTTTTTTGCGCCTCCCACCAAATGTTTTTTCAGTTCTTCTTCTGAAGTGAATTTTCCAGAACACTCCAGAACAATTTCTACTCCCATCTCAGCCCACGGAATTTCTTCCGGGTTTCGATAAGCCGTAAAGATTATCTCTTTATCACCAATAAGGAACCTCTCTTCTGTTGCTTTTACTTCTTGAGGAAGTGTGCCGTAAAGGCTGTCATACTTAAACACATGCGCATGCTTAACCGGTCCGCTGGTACTATTTATTGCAACAATTTCTATTTCTCTTTCGTTCTCTAGCCAAGCTTTTAATGCCGCCTTTCCAATGCGGCCAAATCCATTGATCCCAACTTTTGTCGTTGCCATTGTATACCTCCTTCAAATTAGTTACAGGAACCTTTCACCCTTTGTAAGCCGGATGATTTTTTTCCAAAGATATCTTTGCACCGCATTCGAGTATACCATAGGTACCAGTTGGTTACAACTTATGACTAGCTTTCCAAGTTTTCAGTCTTTTATAACTTATCTATTCTATATCGCCCTAAGTATTCTGGCGTTATCTCATCTTCCCAGCTTATGCCAATAACAAAAGTAATATTAAACTTCTTCTCTAATTTATCTAAACGATCAAAGAATTGATCCATGTTTTCTAATTCTGTCTCGCTTATTTGCATTAATCCGTCAATAAAAATGTGATCGATATCATAGTTAGATGCCACTACTCCACATAAAAATCCCAGAAATTCATTTTCGTTAGCAATATTGTATTCATTTAAATGCATAAATCGTGCCCGATAATCAATTTGAAACATACGGCTCGTATCGTAATCAATAAATACCACATGTCCTTTTGTTTTCTTTACTGCCTCATTGGCCATTTCGACCATTCTCTTCGTTTTTCCACTACCTTTTTTACCCACAACTAATTTTATCATTTGGCACCCCTCCAAAAAGAATGTTTTTTTTGACTATTTGCTTTATTATATTATTCGTGATGATACCCTAAAATCCTTTTATCATTTGCAAAAATTACAAAATATTTTAGAATTTTGAAAATTTCCCTTGATAAGTGCCTTCATGGTTCATCCTATGAATGATCTCATCTCTGATTTTCCACCAACTTGTATCCCAGTTAACAAAGAGACTGTTTTCTTTTGGCGCTCTGCCAATAAGCCTTTGTACGGCAATATGACCACTTAGATGTTCCAGGAATAATATGACGCGTTGTTGATAATCTTGCTTTGTTATAAGTTTTATTTTACCTTCTTCGTATTGACGGCCTAAGGCTGTGTTTTTCATGATATAGAGTGCATGAATTTTCACCTGATCTACCTTTAAGGCGGATAAAATTTCTGCTGTTTCCATCATATCCAAATCTTCATCACCCGGAAGATTTGCAATAATGTGTGCACATGTTTCCAGTCCTCTTTCTTTTGCTTGAATCACCGCATTAATAAAAGCAGCCAACCGATGACCTCTGTTAATCTTTTGAAGCGTATGGTAGTTTGCTGTTTGAAGTCCTAGCTCCAATACAATGTTCTTACCATGTTTTTCACGGTATTCTTTCAAATAATCTAACTGTTCTGGTGATAAACAATCCGGTCTGGTTGATATGGCTAATTCGATTACCTGCTCATGTTCTATTTGTTCTAAATACCCTTTAAGCGCTTCTAAAGAAAGGTACGTATTCGTATAGTTCTGAAAATAGGCAACAAACTTTTGTGCTTTATACCGGTTGCTAATATACGCTATATTTGATTGAAGCTGACTTTTAATGTCCATTGAAGAAGGAAGGTTCTCAAAACCAGCTCCTTCCGGGGCACAAAAATCACACCCATTAAACCCTAAGGTACCGTCTCTGTTAGGACATGTTACCGGTAGATTAATGGGTATTTTATAAACTTTCTCACCATACTTATCCTTCTGATAATCTGAATACGGATAGTACGGTAGCTTTGTTTTCAAAAAAAACACCTTCCTCGTTAGTTAAACTGGTACTATTTTAATCTCTGTCTCTTTACCCAATCGCTTTTGCAAGTCGGTTACAATGGTATTCTCCTTAGATGGCCGCAATGATTCGCCCAATACAATAGTGGTAATTTCGTTTTTCTTTGCAAAGGTTTCTAGTGTATCAATGGTGTCTTTAGATCGAATCACGGTCATCTCCGCTGACATAGACTTTGAAATTTCATATAGATAGTCCAAAGCTTCTGGTTGATGGTAGTTTCCCAGAATCTGAAGTGACGTAGGTGTCACATGAATTACCATCAGTTTCCCACCTACATCATCTCTTATTTCAGCACCTTTTCGAATGAGTCTCTCACAGGTCTTTTGCTGGGTAACACAAACCATTACATTTCCTTTTGTAGCCATTCATTTCACCTCTTTGACTCAATAGTCTTGCCAATTGTTTTTCGTTTGCACCTGTTATTCTATCATAGTCTATTTATACGCTAAGTTTCTCGATTCAAACGTTTATTTGAAGCTGTTTCTTTCTGAAATGGTATGAAGAACCACGCCTTTATTACGATCTTCTACTTTTTCGACAGTCCATTCATTTTGGTATAAAAGAACAGGTGCCCCAAAGTCGTCTATTGCTAATATTGAATCCATCGTCAAGCTAAAGTTTTCAGCTTCAAATTTCTCCGTTTCAATCCAACGTACATGTCGATAGGGTAATGAATGCATCTTGATTTGCACATTGTATTCATTGGTGAGACGATATTCCAATACTTCAAATTGCAAATTTCCAACAACGCCTACAAATATTTCTTCGATCCCCGTATTGAGTGGTTTGAATATTTGAATAGCACCCTCCTCTGACAATTGCTGGATTCCTTTTATAAACTGTTTCCGTTTCATGGTATCAACAGGTGCCACTCTCGAAAAATGTTCTGGAGGAAAGACTGGTATTCCTTTATATTCGATATTTAAATCTTTTTCTGTTAATGTATCGCCAATTTGAAACAGTCCCGGATCATGAATCCCTATAATATCTCCAGGCCAAGCTTCTTCAACCGTAGCTCTGTCCTGCGCAAAAAACTGTTGCGGTTGTGCTAATTTTATCTTCTTTTGATTTCGGCTCAAATAGACAGACATTCCTTTGTGGAATTTTCCTGAACAAATTCGCATAAAAGCAATACGGTCACGATGGGCCGGGTTCATATTAGCTTGAATTTTAAAGATAAACGCCGTAAAATCCTTTCTTTCCGGCTCTATTTCTTCTTCCTTGCTAATTCTTGGTGCCGGAGGGAGGGTCAGTTCAAGGAATGATTCTAAAAAAGGTTGAACTCCAAAGTTTGTCATTGCGCTACCAAAAAAGACCGGCGTTAACTCTCCTTTAAGGATTCGTTTATGGTCATATTCGTTACCAGCTTCGTCCAACAGTTCAATTTCTTCCATCAACTGTTGGTGAAGCTGTTCGCCCATTAAATCCCCAAAGACCTCATCCTCTATTTTCCCTGTAATAGCCGATGTTTTTGCTTGGCCATGATGCCCGCCTTCAAAGATTTCCATCTGAGACTTCACCCGATTATAGACGCCCTTAAAATTCCCATCGGTTCCAACAGGCCAGTTCATTGGGTATGCTTCTATATCAAGTATTTTTTCAATTTCCTCCATCAGTTCAAAGGGATCTTTTCCAGCTCTATCCATTTTATTAATAAATGTAAAGATAGGAATGTTTCTCATTTTGCATACTTGAAATAATTTTTTTGTTTGTGCTTCTACTCCTTTGGCACAGTCGATTACCATAACGGCATTATCAGCCGCCATCAGGGTTCGATATGTGTCTTCACTAAAGTCTTGATGACCTGGTGTATCTAAAATATTAACAACATGATTTTCATATTCAAACTGAAGCACACTGGAGGTCACCGAAATACCACGTTGTTTCTCTATTTCCATCCAGTCAGAGACAGCGTGTTTTTGAGCTCTTCTTGATTTCACTGAACCAGCAAGCCTAATAGCGCCACCAAATAGCAGTAGTTTTTCTGTTAACGTGGTTTTACCAGCATCTGGATGGGATATAATGGCAAAGGTTCTTCTTCTTTTTACTTCATTGATCCGTTTTTCATCATCGGTTTTCATAGGCAACTCCTTTTTTACTATCTGTACATATACGTAACCTTTCGAATTGTATCCTAATATAGCTGCTAAAGTCAATAGGTTGTTGGTTTTGAAAAATAGTTAGTACCCCATACACCTGCAATAATCAACGTACCTCCAATAAGGTGGTACCAATAAAAAGGATCATTCAGAATCACTACGCCAGCTATAATCGTAACAATGGTTATCAGGTTGCTAAACACAGAAGCCCTTGTCGCTTCGACCTTTGAAAGCATATAATTCATCATAAAAAAACCAACTACTGATGATAAAAAACCAAGATAAAAAATGCTTATAAGGGCTTGCGGGTGTCCTAGCGGCTGAAAAAAATTCATCAAATTATCTGCTAAAATATGTTGTGCTACCGAGATGGTGCTAAAAACAAGGAATCCTACGGTCATCATCACATAGGTTATTTCTATGGAAGAAAAATGAAGAGAGGATTTTCTAGCCAGTATATTATAGGTTGCGGCTGCGAATACAGCCCCTAACAAAATAATCATTCCTACAAAGTTATCCCCGACATCTACACTTCCAGCCATGGCCATAATGAAAAAAACACCAAATACGGAACATGCAACAAAAAATAATTGCATTTTGCTGGGACGTTCTTTTAATACTAATACCGCCATAATCACTGAAGCTACCGGAATGAGCGCAATCATCATCCCGGCTTCCGAAGCAGTGGTCTTACTTAATCCTATCATTTCACAAATAAAATAGATTACTGGTTGGAATAAGGATAGAAAAAACAGGGTTTTCATACGCTTATTTTTTAGTTCTATTTTAATGATCTTAAAATACCTCAGTACATTTAATAGAAAAACAGCCGCTGCAAAACGAAAGGTTAGTAGATGAAAGGGGTCTAATACATCGAGTCCTTCTTTTGAAAAGATAAAAGACAAACCAAATAGTATGGAAAAACACAGGCCTGCCAGATAAGGAAAAAACGATTCATACTTGCTCACGTAACCCGCTCCTCTTTGATGATCGATTTTCTGTACTCTTAATTCTAGCACATAATGAAACAGCTTCTCAACAAGAATAAGCAATATGTTCTGTGTGATTGCTTGTTCTTCGGGTACAATATTAAAAAGTAAAATGGAGGTGAGGTTATGAAGCTGGAAGGAAAGGTATTGGTTGCTCAGGGTGGCGGTCCCACAGCGGTCATTAATCAATCGATGGTGGGTGCCGTTTTGGAATCAAGAAAGTTTTCGCAAATCAGCTTGGTATATGGGGCCATTAATGGAGTGAATGGGATTATCAACGAGAATTTTATCGATTTAACGCAGGAAACCACTCATAATTTAGAACAAATCGCCGGCACCCCTTCCTCGGCCCTTGGTTCTACCCGGGATAAGCCGGATGAAAAATACTGTCTGGAGATATTCAAAGTACTTCAGGCCCATGAAATTCGGTATTTCTTTTATATAGGTGGTAATGACTCTGCTGACACGGTACGCATTGTAAATGCTTATGCAGAGAAATCAGATTATGATTTCCGAGCCATTCACATTCCAAAAACCATCGATAACGATCTGCTTGTTAATGATCACACTCCGGGTTATGGCTCTGCCGCAAAATTTGTTGCCCAGGCTTTTACCGGCGTGGATTTAGATAACCGCAGCTTGCCAGGTGTTTATATTGGAGTTGTCATGGGAAGACATGCCGGCTTTTTAACAGCGGCATCTTCTCTTGCAAAAAAGTATCATGATGATGGACCTCATTTAATCTATCTTCCCGAAAGAACTTTTTCTTTGGATACTTTTTTATCCGATGTTCAGGCTATCTTAAAAAAACACGGTCGTTGCGTTGTTGCGGTATCGGAAGGGATTTCTGACGCTAATAAAGTACCTATCGCTACCACATTAATGGATCGCATTGAGAAAGACGCTCACGGCAACATCAGTCTTTCTGGTGGTGGTTTAGGTGATTTATTAGCCAGATATGTAAAGGAGCATTTATCCGTAAGTCGGGTGCGTTCTGATACTTTTGGCTATTTACAACGCTCTTTTCCACTGGTTGTTTCTAGTGTTGATCAGAGTGAAGCCCGGGAGGTAGGAGAGAAAGCGGCTCAATTTGCCATATGGTATGATGCTGACGGTTCTGTCACGATCCATCGTTCTGGTGATTATTCGGTTGACTATCATTTAACCCCCTTGGAAAAAGTAGCCCGACATACCAAACATATGCCGGACCTTTTTATTAATGAAAAGGGCAATCATATCACGGATGATTTCAAGCTCTATGCTCGACCACTGGTTGGATCCTTACCTTATGCCGCACGTTTGAGAGCTCCTACTGTAAAAAAAGTCATCACTTATTAAATAGCTACGCTTCGTATTCAGGAAACCAAATAGATATTTCTCTTTTCGCACTGTCAATGCTGTCAGCACCATGCACCACATTATGCTCTATTTCTAACCCATAGTCCCCTCTGATACTCCCGGGTGCTGCTTGTATCGGATCTGTCGCTCCGTTCAGCGAGCGGACAGCCACGACAGCCTCTTTCCCTTCCAGCATCAATGCAACTACTGGTCCTGATAGCATTGTTTCTACTAAACTATGGTAGAAAATTTTTCCTTCATGTTCTTCATAATGCTTTTCAAGTTGCTTCCGAGTTGGATTTACCATTTTTAGCGCTGTCAGATTCAGGCCTTTTTCTTCGTATCGACTGATGATCTGACCGCTTAATCCTTTCTTAACCGCTTGAGGTTTGATCAGTACCAAGGTTTTTTGCATAGAGTTCTCCCTTCCTCCTAGCATTTATTTATAATTGTTTGAACAAACTTGCCATTTCAATAGCCGAAACGGCTGCATCCCACCCTTTGTTCCCTGCTTTTGTTCCAGCTCTTTCAATCGCTTGTTCGATCGTATCCGTCGTCAATACACCAAAGATTACCGGAATACCAGCATCCAGAGAAACTTTGGCAACTCCTTTTGTTGTTTCGCTGCACACATAGTCAAAATGTGGTGTTGATCCACGAATCACCGCACCTAAGGTAATAACAGCATCATATTCTTTTTTCATAGCCATTCTCTGTGCGGCCAGTGGTATTTCAAAGGCTCCCGGAACCCAGCATACATGGATGTTTTCTTTATCGGCTCCATGTCGTACCAAGGCATCTATCGCACCATCCAGTAGTTTACTTCCAATAAACTCATTAAATCTCCCTACCACAATACCAAAGGTAAACTCTTTCGCAATTAAATTTCCTTCAAAATGTTTCATTTTTTCTCTCCTTCCATATTATCGTTTATTGGTGGAAAAGATCATCCAATAAATGGCCCATTTTTGTATGTTTGGTTTTCATATAATGCTCATTTTCTAAACTGCAGGGAATTTCAATAGGAACTCTTTCAACAATTTCCAAGTCGTATCCCTGAAGCCCCACTAACTTGCGGGGATTGTTTGTCATTAGTCTTATTTTTCTAGCACCTAAATCTTTTAGAATTTGTGCGCCAATTCCATAATCTCTCATATCTTCAGGAAATCCTAACATCAGATTGGCTTCCACTGTATCTTTACCCTGATCCTGCAATGTATACGCTTTAATTTTATTGACCAGGCCTATCCCACGACCTTCCTGCCGCATATATAACAGTATTCCATTACCTTCTTTACTAATTTGATCCATTGCGTGTGCTAGTTGGTTTCCGCAGTCACAACGTTTTGATCCAAAGGCATCACCTGTCAGACATTCTGAATGCACCCGCACCAGAATTGGTTTTTCTGAATTAATTTCACCAGCAACCAGTGCTACATGATGTTCTTTATTCATGGTGTTTTCATAAGCAACGATCTTGAAATTTCCGTATTGGGTTGGCATATCTGCTTCAGCTGCTCGCTCAATCAGTTTTTCAAACCGGCGCCGGTACTTAACCAGATCAGCAATGGTAATAATGGTTAGGTCATATTCTTCAGCAAATTCCATTAGCTGAGGAACTCTTGACATGGTGCCATCATCATTCATTATTTCGCAGATTACTCCCACCGGTTGTAATCCAGCCATTTCTGCCAGATCCACAGCTGCTTCCGTATGGCCCATCCGACTAAGCACTCCTCCCGGTTTAGCAATCAAGGGAAAAATATGTCCCGGCTGAAAGAAGTGGTCTGGCTGTGCATTGGAATTTGCCAAAGCCTGAATCGTCTGCGCTCTTTCAAAGGCCGATATACCGGTTGTAACCCCACATGCATCAATAGAAACAGTAAAGGCCGTTTCCCTACTATCGGTGTTTTTTAATGTCATAGGATTCAGCTCAAGATGATGGGCTTTTTCTGGTTTTAATGGACAACATATTAATCCTCTTCCATGCTTAGCCATAAAGTTAACGGCTTCTGGCGTGGCATATTCGGCAGCCATCAAAAGATCACCTTCGTTTTCCCGGTCTTCATCATCCACTACAATGATCATTTTTCCTTCTTTAATTTCTTTTATCGCTTTTTCTATGCTATCAAATTTCATATTATTTCTCCTTTCAAAATCCGTACCTTTGAAGTTTTTCTACGGTTATCCCTGTATTTTCTGATTCTTTTCCCATCATTAATTTCTCAACATATTTTCCGATAATATCACACTCCAGGTTAATAACAGCGCCTATGTCTTTTTCCGTAAGAATGGTCATTTCTGCTGTATGAGGTATGATGGAGACCGCAAAAGCATCCTTCTCTACTTTTGCAACGGTTAAACTCGTTCCATCCATAGCGATGGATCCTTTGTGTACGATGTATCGCATGATTTCTGTTGTGGTTTTAATATAAATCCAAATAGCGTTTTTTTCCTGATATTTTTTAATCATCGTGCCAATACCATCAATATGACCTGTTACAATATGACCACCTAACCTACCATTAACCGGAAGAGCTCTTTCCAAGTTTACTTTTTTTCCAGGCTTGGCTTCACTTAAACTGGTGCTTCTTATGGTTTCCGGCATAACATCTGCTTCCATTTGACCGGCTGTGAAGTTGGTAACTGTCAGGCATACTCCATTTACAGCAATACTATCTCCTAGTTGCACATCTTGTAGCACTTTTTGACACTTTATTTGAAGACTAATGCGATTTTGTTGACTTACCAAGTTAACCACTTCGCCAATTTCTTCCACTATTCCGGTAAACATTTCTCTGCTCCTTTCATGTAGCCAGTCATTAGCCAGTCTTCGCCAAGCTGGATAGTTTCCATTTCCGTTATAGGCAGTGCCTCTTTCATATGAAGGATACCTTCTCCTCCAATAGGTCCAGGTGCTTTGTTTCCACCGATTATTTTAGGTGCGATATACCATAATAGCTTATTGATCATTTTTTCAGATATAAAAGATGCCATCACACGGCTTCCGCCTTCTACTAACACGCTGTCTACTTCTTTTGATGCGAAATAATCGATTAATGATTGAATATCAACCTGACCCTGTTTATGAGGAAATCGGACTACTTCAACTCCTTCTAGCAACAGTTTTTTTTCAAGATCCACTGGCATTTGATCCGTTGTTGCAACCATTGTTTTTATTTCTTTTGCCGTTGAAACTAGCGTTGATGTTAGTGGGATATTCCCTTTACTGTCTAAAACCACTCGGAGTGGCTGATTTACTTTATCCAGAGGCAGTCGTACCGTCAGTTGCGGATTATCAGCTATCACGGTATTCACTCCCACCAGAATGGCCGAAACTCTTTGTCTCACCCAATGTGCATGATTCCTTGCTTCTTCTCCTGTAATCCATTGTGAATGCCCTTGCTTTGTTGCAATTTTCCCATCTAAGCTCATAGCTGCCTTTGCGATCAGGTAAGGTTTTTTTTCTGTGATATAGTGCATAAATATTTCGTTTTGTTTTCTTGCTTCTTTCTCCATCACGCCAGTTATTACTTCAATGCCTGCTTTTCGAAGCATTTCTTCTCCTTTGCCGGCCACTTTTTCATTGGGATCTCCGGCAGCAATAATCACTTTTTCAACCCCGGCTTTAATGATTGCTTCCGCACAAGGAGGGGTTTTGCCGTAATGACTGCAAGGCTCTAAGGTTACATACATAGTACTTCCTGCTGAAGCGTCTCCTGCCTTCTTTAACGCATTTATTTCCGCATGAGGGCCACCTGCATATTCATGATATCCTTTTGAGATCAATTGGTCTTCTTTGGTAATAACAGCGCCAACCAAAGGATTTGGATTGGTATTCCCCCATCCTTTTTCAGCCATTTTGAGTGCTTCTTTCATCCATTTTTCATGTGGCATTACCCGTCCTCCCTGTTATTTTTCATTTGTTTAGCAACAC includes the following:
- the ribD gene encoding bifunctional diaminohydroxyphosphoribosylaminopyrimidine deaminase/5-amino-6-(5-phosphoribosylamino)uracil reductase RibD; translated protein: MPHEKWMKEALKMAEKGWGNTNPNPLVGAVITKEDQLISKGYHEYAGGPHAEINALKKAGDASAGSTMYVTLEPCSHYGKTPPCAEAIIKAGVEKVIIAAGDPNEKVAGKGEEMLRKAGIEVITGVMEKEARKQNEIFMHYITEKKPYLIAKAAMSLDGKIATKQGHSQWITGEEARNHAHWVRQRVSAILVGVNTVIADNPQLTVRLPLDKVNQPLRVVLDSKGNIPLTSTLVSTAKEIKTMVATTDQMPVDLEKKLLLEGVEVVRFPHKQGQVDIQSLIDYFASKEVDSVLVEGGSRVMASFISEKMINKLLWYIAPKIIGGNKAPGPIGGEGILHMKEALPITEMETIQLGEDWLMTGYMKGAEKCLPE